The following proteins are encoded in a genomic region of Streptomyces lunaelactis:
- a CDS encoding cysteine synthase family protein — translation MPGALQRPAVVSRVSDLIGYTPLLELASTETGSRLLLKLEMFNPTGTAKIRMARAMVTAAEEAGELRTGGRIIESTSGNTGLGLAVIAAERGYTFTAVVDNHACVDKLRGMKALGTELVYVVDDGTEELATAAREDLAEDMARGQDNTIFTEQHNNPANGVGYFPVAHELNEALDGAIDVLIGAVGTGGALCGTGRELGKLISGFTVIGVEPKGSIAFGGPAHDYYQSGTGTPEGAEIGALVDFDLIDEGVKVGDVEAFATCRAVARTGLLIGGSAGGVVHEALTRLPSLPPGSTMVALINDGGEKYMDTVFNDDWMQERNLLNAEAEREIDELLSKLRRNR, via the coding sequence ATGCCCGGAGCACTCCAGCGCCCCGCCGTGGTCTCCCGCGTGTCCGACCTCATCGGCTACACCCCCCTGCTGGAACTCGCCTCCACCGAGACAGGCAGCCGCCTGTTGCTGAAGCTGGAGATGTTCAACCCCACCGGCACGGCAAAGATCCGTATGGCCCGGGCAATGGTCACCGCCGCCGAAGAGGCGGGAGAACTGCGTACCGGCGGCAGAATCATCGAGTCCACATCGGGCAACACGGGCCTCGGACTGGCCGTCATAGCCGCCGAACGCGGCTACACGTTCACGGCCGTGGTCGACAACCACGCGTGCGTCGACAAGCTGCGCGGCATGAAAGCCCTGGGCACCGAACTCGTCTACGTCGTCGACGACGGCACGGAGGAACTCGCCACGGCCGCCCGCGAGGATCTCGCCGAGGACATGGCCCGCGGCCAGGACAACACCATCTTCACGGAGCAGCACAACAACCCCGCCAACGGCGTCGGATACTTCCCCGTCGCCCACGAGCTCAACGAAGCCCTCGACGGGGCAATCGACGTCCTCATCGGTGCGGTCGGCACCGGCGGCGCGCTGTGTGGCACCGGCCGCGAACTGGGCAAGCTGATCTCCGGCTTCACCGTCATAGGCGTCGAGCCGAAGGGGTCCATAGCTTTCGGCGGTCCCGCCCACGACTACTACCAGTCCGGCACCGGCACGCCCGAAGGCGCCGAGATCGGGGCGCTGGTCGACTTCGACCTGATCGACGAAGGCGTCAAGGTCGGCGACGTCGAGGCGTTCGCGACATGCCGGGCCGTCGCCCGGACCGGACTGCTCATCGGAGGCTCCGCCGGCGGCGTCGTCCACGAGGCGCTGACCCGCCTGCCGTCCCTTCCTCCGGGCAGCACTATGGTCGCTCTGATCAATGACGGCGGGGAGAAGTACATGGACACCGTCTTCAACGACGACTGGATGCAGGAGCGCAATCTCCTGAACGCCGAGGCAGAGCGCGAAATCGACGAACTCCTCAGCAAACTCCGCAGGAACCGATAA
- a CDS encoding MATE family efflux transporter — MLTTLLRDSRALATLAVPLVLAQLAQVALTTTDTVMMGLLGTQELAAGGLAIVIFNQLRTMGVGLVTSVGNQIAAAAARAEKDAQGEEGTANEEVRKILRAALAVATLAGVVGIILMILIGQALTWLGQDAAVVDRTQTMLNALAPGLLPCLWFQAIRQFTVGMRRPQALLQITVASVAVNAGLNWILIHGTFGLPRLGLTGIGVATSTVYLLSFIALYLSAKKDSELAPLLSLNIAKADPATVKRLIALGVPIAATYGSEAGFFSVTALMAGSFGPDALAAHTAVNQLVYIVFQVAVGLSHAASINVSRELALGRTDDARRIKNTALACAAAVMALVGILYLTIPRLVLAPFLDSGSGQALTIATHLLVVTAFLQFFDCAQNIGVGLLRGLDDTKSGFLITLIGYWAIGLPAAWLLAYPLGLDTLGIWLGLLTGLAATAVLLLRRYSASLSLRTAGRTTMAASA, encoded by the coding sequence ATGCTGACCACGCTCCTCCGCGACAGTCGCGCTCTGGCAACCCTTGCCGTACCTCTCGTCCTCGCCCAGCTCGCCCAGGTCGCGCTGACGACCACCGACACCGTGATGATGGGCCTGCTCGGCACCCAGGAACTGGCCGCCGGCGGTCTGGCCATCGTCATCTTCAACCAGCTCCGCACCATGGGTGTCGGTCTCGTCACCTCCGTCGGCAACCAGATTGCCGCCGCCGCGGCCAGAGCGGAGAAGGACGCGCAGGGGGAGGAAGGGACGGCGAACGAGGAAGTCCGCAAGATCCTTCGGGCCGCCCTGGCCGTCGCCACCCTCGCCGGCGTCGTGGGGATCATTCTCATGATCCTCATAGGGCAGGCCCTCACCTGGCTCGGCCAGGACGCGGCCGTCGTCGACCGTACCCAGACCATGCTCAACGCCCTGGCCCCCGGTCTGCTGCCCTGTCTGTGGTTCCAGGCCATCCGCCAGTTCACCGTCGGCATGCGCCGTCCCCAGGCTCTGTTGCAGATCACCGTCGCATCCGTTGCCGTCAACGCCGGCCTCAACTGGATTCTCATCCACGGCACCTTCGGCCTGCCCCGGCTCGGCCTGACGGGCATCGGCGTGGCCACCTCCACCGTCTACCTGCTGTCCTTCATCGCCCTTTACCTCTCGGCGAAGAAGGACAGCGAGCTGGCCCCGCTGCTCAGCCTGAACATTGCCAAGGCGGACCCGGCCACCGTGAAGCGCCTGATCGCACTCGGCGTCCCGATCGCGGCGACGTACGGATCCGAAGCCGGTTTCTTCTCCGTCACCGCGCTGATGGCCGGTTCCTTCGGACCCGACGCGCTCGCCGCACACACTGCCGTCAACCAACTCGTCTACATCGTCTTCCAGGTAGCCGTCGGGCTGTCCCACGCCGCATCCATCAACGTCAGCCGTGAACTGGCGCTTGGTCGCACCGATGACGCCCGCCGCATCAAGAACACCGCTCTGGCCTGCGCCGCCGCCGTCATGGCGCTCGTCGGCATCCTGTATCTCACGATTCCCCGCCTGGTCCTGGCGCCCTTCCTGGACTCCGGCTCCGGGCAGGCGTTGACCATCGCCACCCACCTGCTTGTCGTCACCGCCTTCCTCCAGTTCTTCGACTGCGCCCAGAACATTGGCGTCGGACTTCTGCGAGGCCTCGACGACACCAAGAGCGGATTCCTCATCACCCTCATCGGCTACTGGGCCATCGGACTGCCGGCCGCCTGGCTCCTGGCCTACCCGCTCGGCCTCGACACCCTCGGCATCTGGTTGGGACTGCTCACCGGACTGGCCGCTACCGCGGTGCTCTTGCTGCGCCGCTATTCCGCCTCCCTCAGCCTGCGGACCGCCGGGCGCACGACCATGGCAGCCTCCGCATAA
- a CDS encoding TOPRIM nucleotidyl transferase/hydrolase domain-containing protein, whose amino-acid sequence MADMGSFREAVTAWAAGGPGDPARELAARLPVRAAVLLEGPSDVAAVSALAASRDRNLEAEGVCVLSMGGAMSVGRFARLLGPPGLGLRLTGLCDEAERRYYARGLERASAAQQGFFVCAADLEDELIRALGVTRVEELVRAEGDLRALQTFLHQPAQRGRTSQQQLRRFLGTKKGRKIRYGRVLVEALDPDRIPAPLDGLLTSL is encoded by the coding sequence ATGGCTGACATGGGGTCGTTCCGGGAGGCGGTCACCGCGTGGGCGGCCGGTGGCCCGGGCGACCCCGCCCGCGAGCTGGCCGCGCGGCTGCCCGTCCGGGCAGCCGTCCTGCTCGAAGGGCCGAGCGACGTCGCAGCGGTCAGCGCGCTGGCCGCGAGTCGCGACCGGAACCTGGAGGCCGAAGGAGTCTGCGTCCTGTCGATGGGCGGTGCGATGAGCGTCGGGCGCTTCGCCCGCCTCCTCGGGCCACCCGGCCTGGGCCTCCGCCTCACGGGACTGTGCGACGAGGCGGAGCGTCGCTACTACGCCCGCGGCTTGGAGCGGGCCAGTGCGGCACAGCAAGGGTTCTTCGTCTGCGCGGCAGATCTGGAAGACGAACTCATCCGCGCGCTGGGCGTGACACGGGTGGAGGAGCTCGTCCGGGCGGAGGGCGACCTGCGCGCCCTGCAGACCTTCCTGCACCAGCCCGCACAACGGGGCCGCACCTCACAGCAGCAGTTGCGGCGCTTCCTCGGCACCAAAAAAGGGCGCAAGATCCGCTACGGCCGCGTCCTCGTCGAGGCCCTCGACCCCGACCGCATACCCGCCCCACTCGACGGCCTGCTCACCAGCCTCTGA
- a CDS encoding MFS transporter: MAPRAGTPESSTKSGLVLLTLASGQFLMALDSSVMNVSIATVADDVGTTVTGIQGAITAYTLVMAMFMIPGGKIGAIIGHRRAFMIGCVIYGCGSLTTALAPNLPVLLFGWSFLEGVGAALILPAIVALVAGNFAAERRPAAYGLVAAAGAVAIAVGPIIGGVATTYFSWRWVFAGEVAIVLGILLLTRRIADAPTGQRHRLDLVGAVLSALGLGIFVYGVLRSDEWGWFRPKPDAPSWLGISLVVWLMLAGILLIWIFLRWQARMVEQRKEPLVDPALLRNKQLTGGLTMFFFQYLVQMGVFFVVPLYLSVALGLSTLKTGARILPLSLTLLAAAILIPRLFPDVSPRRVVRLGILALLAGAVVLIAALDADAGAEIVTIPLLLIGLGMGALASQLGSVTVSAVPDKQSAEVGGIQNAVTNLGASIGTALAGSILIAALTASFLTSVEQNEAIPADVKSQATVELQSGVPFLSDAQLKDALDESGTSAEVTQAALDANAEARLDGLRAALAILALAALLALFFTQRIPTTQPRSTEP; the protein is encoded by the coding sequence ATGGCACCCAGGGCGGGCACCCCCGAGAGTTCGACAAAGTCGGGACTCGTCCTGCTGACGCTCGCGTCCGGGCAGTTCCTGATGGCGCTCGACAGCTCCGTCATGAACGTTTCGATCGCGACGGTGGCCGACGATGTCGGCACCACCGTGACGGGGATCCAGGGGGCGATCACGGCCTACACGCTCGTGATGGCGATGTTCATGATCCCTGGCGGCAAGATCGGCGCGATCATCGGCCACAGGCGTGCGTTCATGATCGGCTGCGTCATCTACGGCTGCGGATCACTGACGACGGCGCTCGCCCCGAACCTGCCTGTGCTCCTGTTCGGCTGGTCGTTCCTCGAAGGCGTCGGGGCGGCGCTCATCCTGCCCGCGATCGTGGCCCTTGTCGCCGGCAACTTCGCCGCGGAACGGCGCCCCGCCGCCTACGGACTCGTCGCGGCCGCAGGAGCCGTGGCGATCGCGGTCGGGCCGATCATCGGGGGTGTCGCAACGACGTACTTCTCCTGGCGCTGGGTCTTCGCCGGTGAGGTCGCCATCGTGCTCGGCATCCTGCTGCTCACCCGCCGCATTGCCGACGCGCCGACCGGCCAACGCCACCGCCTCGATCTCGTCGGTGCTGTGCTCTCCGCTCTCGGACTCGGGATCTTCGTCTACGGCGTACTCCGCTCGGACGAATGGGGCTGGTTCCGGCCGAAGCCCGACGCACCCTCCTGGCTCGGGATCTCGCTGGTCGTGTGGCTGATGCTGGCGGGCATCCTCCTGATCTGGATCTTCCTGCGCTGGCAGGCCCGCATGGTGGAGCAGCGCAAGGAACCCCTCGTCGACCCGGCGCTCCTGAGGAACAAGCAGCTCACCGGCGGCCTGACGATGTTCTTCTTCCAGTACCTCGTGCAGATGGGCGTGTTCTTCGTCGTACCGCTCTACCTGTCGGTCGCACTCGGCCTGTCCACGCTCAAGACCGGCGCACGCATCCTGCCGCTCTCGCTGACACTGCTGGCCGCCGCGATCCTGATCCCGCGTCTCTTCCCGGACGTCTCACCGCGGCGGGTGGTGCGGCTCGGGATCCTTGCGTTGCTCGCGGGTGCGGTGGTCCTGATCGCCGCGCTCGACGCGGACGCCGGTGCGGAAATCGTCACCATCCCCCTCCTGTTGATCGGGCTCGGCATGGGCGCGCTGGCGTCCCAGCTCGGATCGGTCACTGTGTCCGCGGTGCCGGACAAGCAGAGCGCGGAGGTCGGCGGCATCCAGAACGCCGTCACCAACCTGGGCGCATCGATCGGTACGGCACTCGCCGGGTCGATCCTGATCGCCGCCCTGACGGCTTCGTTCCTGACCAGCGTCGAACAGAATGAGGCGATCCCGGCCGACGTCAAGAGCCAGGCGACCGTCGAACTCCAAAGTGGCGTGCCCTTCCTGTCGGACGCCCAGCTCAAGGACGCCCTCGACGAATCGGGCACGAGCGCGGAGGTGACCCAGGCCGCGCTCGACGCGAACGCGGAGGCGAGGCTCGACGGCCTGCGCGCCGCACTCGCCATCCTCGCTCTCGCCGCGCTCCTCGCCCTGTTCTTCACCCAGCGGATCCCGACCACCCAGCCCCGCTCGACGGAACCGTAG
- a CDS encoding amphi-Trp domain-containing protein, translating into MKDLKFEQKRSLTRLEAADQLTALAAALKHGGDAELELGPGRLSLRIPDDLRSEIEVEVGNGEIELEIEFKWPTAPARTAPSQAVAGTEEAPRSEDD; encoded by the coding sequence ATGAAGGACCTCAAGTTTGAGCAGAAGCGCTCGCTGACACGCCTTGAGGCAGCTGATCAGCTCACGGCGCTCGCGGCCGCACTGAAGCACGGTGGTGATGCCGAACTGGAACTCGGCCCCGGGAGACTGAGCCTGCGGATCCCCGACGACCTTCGCAGCGAGATAGAGGTCGAGGTCGGTAACGGGGAGATCGAGCTGGAGATCGAGTTCAAGTGGCCGACCGCGCCGGCCCGGACAGCGCCATCGCAGGCGGTGGCAGGCACAGAGGAGGCCCCGCGAAGCGAAGACGACTGA